The following are encoded together in the Juglans microcarpa x Juglans regia isolate MS1-56 chromosome 2D, Jm3101_v1.0, whole genome shotgun sequence genome:
- the LOC121248194 gene encoding biogenesis of lysosome-related organelles complex 1 subunit 2 has protein sequence MAGKDELADSLNDLFTSVSTMIKSELQGTNNHLELLEKMNLRVAEEYNGFGDVASGLRVFVEQLKNKSSSFDEYVHQISEIERQVTDFEAVISMLDKYASLLESKVQSLYQNPPTS, from the exons ATGGCTGGGAAGGACGAGCTCGCCGACTCGCTCAACGACCTGTTCACCAGCGTCTCCACCATGATCAAATCCGAGCTCcaa GGTACGAATAATCACCTGGAATTGTTGGAGAAGATGAATCTGAGAGTGGCAGAAGAGTACAACGGCTTCGGGGACGTGGCCTCTGGGCTGAGAGTATTCGTGGAGCAGTTGAAGAACAAGAGCAGCAGCTTTGACGAGTACGTCCATCAGATCAGTGAAATAGAGAGGCAAGTGACAGATTTTGAAGCTGTCATCTCGATGCTCGATAAGTACGCGTCTTTGTTAGAATCCAAAGTGCAATCCCTTTACCAAAACCCTCCCACCTCGTAA